In the genome of Pagrus major chromosome 17, Pma_NU_1.0, the window TGCACAGAGAAACAATTTGTTCAACTAAGCATCCATGTTTGGCTAGAGACAGTTTCCAGTCCTGTTCAGAGTGCTGTATCCTGGGCAATACACATAGTGTAATGTAAAGGTAATGTTGTGGATGGTTTAAAGAcgttgtgtgtttgtacaaCTCGGCAAGCTAACAGGAGGATCACACACGCTGACACAGGTGTGGAGAGAGTATCTTGGAAAGAAGCTTTTGACAGCTGCATCTCATGTGAAATTTGTGTAAAATCTATATGACGATATTTAAATCTTGTCTCTTTTTCCGACGTGTAtcatttcttcttttcacaGCTAAAGgatacaacacacaacagaaTGTGTCATGTTAAACATCCAggcaacacattttttatttaatcccTTAAATTGATGTaggttgatcagaagttgctatatttattaattattaaaaaactaTTTCCAGAACAGCCCGGACTAGTTTTACAtaaacttgaatgaataaaattcaaattttcTTTCATCATGAGTAcggatattgacacattttactctgtAGTAGCAGTATTAAACTCGTGACTTGTGACGACTGATTAAAATCTGACTGAAGTCAACTTTATTCTTTGTAACAGTGCTGTATTTTGTTCCTCGCAGGGAGAGAACCAAGCTGGTGTACTCCATGTACAGCCGCATGTCTGGAGAAACGGTAAAGAGGAATCTGATGAAGCTGGGAGTGGATTTCTTCGTCTTAGAGGATTCTTGGTGCACCAGACGAACCAGGTACCTCTACGTCATTAGTGCCCTCTTTCTttacatatttttcacattttgattgaGGGCATTTATCTGATGTTTTAATCCTGAGAGAATTACAAAGGGACAACTAGACAATTCTGATTTAACAACTGTAAAAacaattttattcaatttttctttccccaccttttttttctcccccgtCTCTTTGCCCAGGCCTGGGTGCAGCATGCCAGAGATCTGGGACATTGAAGACCCCCAAAATGTCGGTAAAGTCCCCCTCTGCACCCACATGGCCAGGAACTCGCGACCTCACTTCACCACAGTCTTTTCCAATGACATTTACAAAGTTCTCAAAGTCCCCAAAGCGACCAAAGATCTCAGATAACATCACGGGACGGACTTTTTCTCAACACCCGACTCGTTTTCTTTCCACCACTTCTTTTTTTATACGTTTTTGGTCGGTCACTGCCGTTGCTGCTTTTTACTTGTTACTTCCTCAAACCCCCCACAGTTCCACTTTTTTGCAGTGCTCTGACTCCCTGAGCGGTGGCTATTAATAGGTTGGATGAAACATTTTTGCTAAGAGTCTCTCCACTCTTGGTGCCCTCACAGTTTTCAGTATTTGACTTCAAGAATCTACCTGTCCCCCACTTTTTTGCCAATCATCCTTTTTGCTGCATCCTCCAGCGATGTTTTTACTACGCTTTAGTTGGTGCCCAAGTGAACGCCAGAAGGCCTCGTAGCTCTTCATTCAGTTTTTTGAATTAGTTCTGTTACACAGAATCTTTGTTTTAGGAAGCGCTGTCCTCACAGAGATGCTGTTCAAAcgtcagtgttgtttttctacTGTAAAGAATTCATTTTCTTTGACTTGCGCTGAAGAAGTAATTTTTGTCTGGCGGGACCAATCGATGATGTCCACATACTGTGAAGCAATACCCTTTGCAAACTTGACAAAAGCTGACTTCTTCTATTGTTATGCACAGTGTTGATCTCTGAAAAGACTTTTCAGTAATACACTactttttataatttatttgtGTGAGTATTTTTATGCAGACTTCAAGGTGTTATAACTTTTTCTTTAGAAGCGAAAAGTATTTTAAGAGTCTTCGGAATTGCAGGGAAAATTCTGTTCTTGTGTTTGAAagcttttaaaacttttttttttttgccttcacTCAAGAGGATTTTTAGCAAAATTTCACACAGGAGAAagtttttgttctttattcagttataaaCTGGCGGAAAGAGATTTTTTATGGCAAAACACAGTAAACGAAACAACTAGATTTCCCCTAAACGTGCCCTGTAAAAACGTTTTTGTAAAACAATTGTTTTGTAAAATACCAATGTACAGTACAGCCTTTAAAAGGTACTTCTCTGTTTCCTGGTTGATTGTTTATTGCCAAAGTAAATCTTGTTATTAAAGCTGCGTATTTGAGGTGCTGTAGCACATGAAAGACGTGTTTTTAGTGATTGAGAACCGTCAGTTTGTGAGTTCTGTAACAGCCAATCTAAACTATTTGTAGCAGTGGATTTCATGTAAATGGTAGCAGTCGGTTACGTCTTGGAGCCTCAATAAtgactgtttgacattttacttAATTATTCGCTCGTTTGAtgaaagttagatgagaagatggataccactctcatgttagGGAGGCTATCCTGGCAACATTAAATGGGCAATTTGTAAGAACTAGCCAAAATTGTACAGCtacagtgttgacgttatgtcaaagatgtcttcGTACTGTGTTGTAGAggtgtctactgaagttagcatgcaaaTAAGCTAGCACTGGACTGTCCTGTCTCCTAGTACagctttgtacctcaagaggccTTTAGTTTTAGCTGGGAGGACTACTagtctaataagtaaacaaaataaactcgagaaaatgtcaagaaattaaaTTTAACACCTGATTTTTACAGACGAGTAATTGCCTCATTAactcattgtaaaacacacttcaataaacaattaaacaatCAACTCTAGTTTGGTTGAAATAGACCCTCAACTCAtagagtaagatgtgaaaaaatTCCAGCTCTACGTGCCAAAAAGCTCGCTGATGATGTCCgactcttctctctcctcgGCCGCTTCATGCTTCTTCCGTCCCCGCCCGCTGTGTCTTCTCCTGTACTGGTCAGAGCTGCATCCGTCGGTCTTGTCGTGTGCACTGGCGGACCTGTTGACAGAGCCCTGTTGCCCACGgtgactccccctgtgatcCAAGGTTGCTGTGTGGGCAGACTTTGTCAGCTAATAGGGGCCACTTGGatccacagctaactgagctactcaACATACAAACATAGCTACAGCTAAAAGGATGGTTTGAACAGTAGTAGGCAGTTATGTCATGGGCTCTAACCCCCTACAGTTTTGGAGCTACTTTACTTTCGAATTCCAGCCATATCTTAcgaattgcacctttaaataatatttgaaaGAATCTCTTTCAAAATGGACGGTTTAGCTTATAACATTTGTAGCTTGTACTGTCAATAAGTGTCCTTCACACCCACTGTAGGTTAAATCAGACTGGCAACATAGCTGCTGTTCTATCTATGGTTTGACCTAATATAATCAGACTCATTTGCACCGCagtttaaaggtgttttttaCCAACCCACTTTTCTTTGCAGCTGCAAAGCTTTATAATACATAagctctttttttcacataaagGCTCTATAAATGAGTCAATAACGCTTATTCATTTTGCTGCCCAGAGTTAGTTCAGCAGATTGATTCAACTCTGTCTGTGTGGTAAACACAGTATGAAGTATgtttccattctttatgctaagctaacctacCGACATGCTGgctatagcttcatatttatcagacagatatgagagtggtttAGATCTTCACATACAACTTTTGACAAAAAGCTGGTAAGTGTaggtatttcccaaaatgtcaaactgttcctaTGAGAGAGAAGAGTTGACGTGTTGGATGAGTGGCAACAGGAGAAATGAACATTATCACTTCTTCCTCCCTGACCCCTCATCTTCCTCCAGCAAGAGCATGAATTTAAGACCTTGCAGACCGTTGGCCATTGATGTTGATGGGCTTTTCTGTTGCATTTTCACTCCTCCAACATGATGACGCGTCCTTCACAATAGTTAAATACTTAACTAATATTCGGGATAGgttttgtttataaaaaggCTGCAAGCTTCTCTcagctttaatgtttttttttgtatatgaCAGGTTGAAATCATTTCAGTACAGCACACCTTGTTGCAGCTGATTTCATTGACTGGGAACCAGAGTGagattttaaaccaaacaaatgTACATTTACAATTCAGAAAGTCCCACTATGGTGAGATTAAATGTGTCAAAGCAAGCAGTTGAAGAAATcttaaataacacatttaatctGTGACATTTGGTCCGTATGATTTCAGAGCTGTCCGTTCGTACGAAGACTGAGGTTTCACGGTGTAGACGTTCGCTTGTAAGTCAAGTGCCCGTTCTTAGGGACTGTGGCTGTTGTCACACTTCCAGAAACTTTGACATAAATAGGTTATTGCTGTCGCAGGCATTGCTGTGTGTTTCGGATGTCTTTTATAATAATTGTCtattttgtctgtattttaaaaaaaaaataaaagtacttgCCGTCAGCACCattgtttgttattttcctttgttctttttccttaaatgtttgtttgaaaatgagaaatgaaagTTATTTTCACTACTTAGTCTACATGCTGTCCGATTTAAGTATACTTACCTTTGTCATTTGTTCAGTGTCAGCTTACTTTATACTAAATACCTGCTAGTAATGTGTGTAGGTTGGATTTGGTTAAATTAAGGTCTGCCCAAAAAGTCGCTAGATTTGACATTAGGAACCCTTTTGAAGTCACTAAATTGGTCTTAAAGGAGTTTTCCCCATGACAAAAATGCTCGTCATGCCTTGAAATGGCTTATATGTAACACTACACGTCTGCCTTTTATTTAGTATGAGCAAAAACAGTCCCTGCCTTTCCACCCCAACTCCAACACGTTTAAAAGATTCAGTAGAAAATCTGGGCGTGATTTTTGACTCTGACCtcacttttattccacacatcaaaaacataacaaagataGGTTTTTACCATCTTAAAAATATAGCCAGAGTCCGCCCGTTTCTCTCCCAGGCCAGCACGGAGGTGctgatgcatgcttttatctcttgtCGTTTAGATTATTGTAATGCCCTGCTCTCTGGTCTTCCCAAAAAGAGTTTGCATAACTTACAATTATTACAAAACTCAGCTGCACGAGTGCTGACGAAGACCAGAGGGCGGGAGCATATTACGCCTGTTTTAAAATCGCTGCATTGGCTCCCTGTGCGCTTCAGGATTAATTTTAAGgttcttttacttgtttttaagtgtcttaacggTCTTGGGTCTTCTTATCTATCTGCATTACTTTTACCCTATCAACCCTCGCGGACCCTGAGGTCCTCCGGTGCTGGCCTTTTAACGATACCACAAGTTAGAACTAGAACACACGGGGAGGcggcattcagttattatggcCCCCGATTGTGGAACAGCCTCCCGGAGAACCTCAGGGCCGCAgagaatgttgatgtttttaaaaagaggctcaagacccatctttttaatcaggcatttaattgagctcatttaactctttctaattaccgacattttttattatttatttattaatttatttatttattttttattattattattctattttatattaattcttaGTTAAGCCTATCCTGCTTTATTACTTACTTgttttatctcaatgttttatttcaatgttttagtcgtTATTTATGGTCTATTTTATACATTACATTGTTCTATTCCCTCAGTTTTAGCTTCTATACCTTTTATcctattttactgttttagcccctcgattctccagtgtttcctcctgggGGCCTACCACACCGGGAGTTGCTTCTGGTCCACCGTTGGGGGTGCTGTCCCGAGGACGGCCCTGGCCGGAGTGGCGGGAGAGCCTTACACCTTGGTGTGGAGCCTCCTGCCTACCTGGGCTGGGACGGTCCTTTTGGTGGCGCCCCTGCAGTCGTGGACCTTGATTCCTCTCGGTGTGCACGGCCCCCAAGGGTAGCTGTTCCTCACCTCTGATCTTTGTGCCGAGCCATGTCTCCTTAGCAATAaccagtgtatgtgtgtgggtgtgtgtatgtttgtgtgtgtgggggtgtatgtatgtcagtatgtctatgtatgtacgtgagtgtgtatgtaactgtgtatctgtgtgtatgtttatgggtgtgggaggcttggggtttttatgatgttttgtcttgctctgtttgtttgtttttaccctctgtgaggcactttgtgctaCAAAGCtgtatgaaaagtgccatataaataaagttgatttgatttgatttgaaaaggttaagaaaaaaaacaaaaaaacttgattGGAGGGGGGTTCAAAAGTCACCAAATTTAGCAAGAAAGTTTGTAAGCTGGCAACTAGCAGTGCTTGGGAAAAGGCATTGCCTCTAAGCCACTTGAaatggacaaacaaaacaataatccaTAAATGGACAGATCTGTTTGCAGCAAACCAACATTCTTGCTATGGTGTTGCCTTTATTCTTGGTGTCTGCCCTCTGACAGGATTATATCAGATAAGATCCACCTTCTTGACATTCGGCAAACATGCCAAATGACTATGAGTCAAACAAAATCGataaatcagctgctgtgatgGCACTGATGCCGGAGATGGCTGTGAAGGGTGACAGATCACTTCTTAGCTCCACATTCTGTTATTGCGTTAACATTTATTCAGGTGTGTAATCAAATATGATCCAGACCAACATGTAAGGcttttgtaattatttatttttacttcagcAAGGATAACATATTATGCAGCAGCACAATTACAAGTTCAGtattaaaaagacatttcaaaacggcattagaaaagaaaaatgtggatCAAATCTTAGACAAAGCTAATATATAGCTATGCTAATTTCACACATGGCCATTGCAGATTGTTGTAGGCTGACATTAACACAGTGGTTGGAGTTCAAGACCCAGTTTATCCAACTTATGCCATTTTTCCCCAGCCATGAGTTCAACCTTGTAAATCACACAGAGCTGTCGTTTCCTGTTGACAGCGTTTTGTGGCTGTCTGAGACAAACTTTGCCCTTGTTGCACACAattccgtttttttttttgtttgtttttcatcaaacaATCAAATTGAAGCTTAATCtattattttgtttagtttgagtgcataaaaaatgtattggcTGAATTCTTGCAAATGAAGTAAATTGTCAGCCTAATCCAGGACAGAGCCATACACCTCCACCTCGCACATCGTCAGATACTCCCGTCTTCTAGGGATAACCACGGTAACATAGCGGCCATCCATACCATTACACTGGTATTCAGCAGTGCCGCTTGCCGGGATCCTTGTGATCACAGCACACCTGGTAGAGTAAGCAGAAATAACTTAATTATCTGGAGAAGAAACAAATCATTTTGACCACTGTCATGTGTCTAATTTGACATTGTCTCCTGGTATTCATGTGGATGCGAGATTGCAATCCAGTTGACCATCCATGGGATGAACAGGAAGACGTCTGATCCGTGCAGGCCACACCGTGGATCAAACTTTGCTCTGACCTACTGAGGCATTTAAACAATACCTCTGGGCATGTACTATAGTCTGGAACCAGGGCACTGTTGGCCAGTCCTGTGGGTTGCAGGGTGAGGCCTCCATGAATCAGAGTTGTTCAAGCATGTCCCACAGATGTTGGATctgattgggatctggggaatttgaaAACTAGGTCAATGCCTTGAGCCTGTTTGTCAGGGTGCATTGTCCTTCTGGGCAGTGTACTGCCATCGGGGAGTACCATGGCCATGAGGAGGTTCACTtggtctgtttgtgtgagtaGGTGGTCAAATCACGTGGCATTCACATggatgccaggacccaaggtttcccagcagaacattgcattgtaacaatATAATCAATGTTATTTCCTTCACCTGTcggttgttttttaatgttgtagctgatCAGTATACAATATACACTCAGAGCGACTTTGGGTTTTGTTGATTTCCCTTGTTAGACTGTTAGTGGCTGATGTTTCTATTAGGGCttgataatgtaaaaaaaaagttgaagttACCACATTTACTTTCAAACCCCTACACACGAGCTAGTCTGATAAACTGGCCAGGCTGATATATCAACCATATTAACTTACTGCAGATAAATCTGTCAGTGTATATGTCGACTGATTCCTAACAAGAAATTGCTAAATAACTAACAAGGAAATACCATCAATACTATCAAGATTGAGATAATTTAGAAATAACAATATCTGTATGGGTTGGGCTGTATACTACAATCTGCTGTGCTGTAAAGATTGGAGATGTGACCCGGGCATCACCATTTCTTATCCTAAAATGACCCAGTTATGAAGCACCAAGGTTCATTTGGGAGAgagtgacattttcatttggaCCGTAGCACAAATGTGCTAAATCGGTATTATTATTAACAGGCTGTAAACTACCTGGGATTGTTGTTGCCATTGTTCTCAAGGGAATCTCCGATGCGAATCTCAGCTCCATCAAGTCGTTGTTCGTACGAATGTCGATTGGTTATCttaacagaaaacactttgtgGGTTGTGCGCAGATGCAGACGCCACCAGGGGTTCATGTCGTTGTTTGTATGACTACAGGACCCCAGGTCCGCATTGCTGGCACGATTCCCATCAATGGAATTATAAGCCATGTAATTTGAGTACAAAGATGATTGTGAGGCTTTTCCTTGGAGTGCCAGGTTCTctcctgggaaaaaaacagaacaatgtgGTATCAGCACCAGCATTATTGAGAATTATGAGTCGGTCTATATCAGCCATTAATGTACCAAAATTggcaaatatgaaaaaacaatatACCAAGTTTGGTTTCACTGAGAACCGCGACATAAGACCAAAATGTGTGTTGTCTTTAGGTGTTAGCAAACAAAGCCATGAAGCCAGCCGAGCTAAAGCAACAAGAATTTTGCAGTCTAAAAAGCatggaagacaaaaaaatggCAGTAAGCACATGCTTACATTTTTCTCCCCTACAAGGGGTCCCTGGCACCAAAAGTTTCGACAACCCCTGttttagactttccaaatgttatcagactgATCAAACGCTAACAATATTAAGAGCCATATCAGGGGTTTGCGCAGCCTTGCATCTCTAAAGTCTGCTGTGGGACTTGTGGGACCTAGAAGCTGGAAAGCTTCTGAAATCTGTGCTACATAGCTGCTGatgaagtacatttattgtatcAGTACAACATGGTGTAGTTCACATTCTCACCAGTGGGAGCACGGTAACCATAAACCTCCACTTCACAGAGTGTAAGAATCCTGTTTGTACCAGGCAGACGCACAGTCACATAACGCCCCTCTATGCGATTAGTGAAAGTCAAAGTGAATGAGTTCCCTGCAGGGATTTCAGAAATAACACCTGCcctaaaaaaagacacaaaaggagaagaagcagcTTGTTAATGATGTCCAGCATCTACTTGGAGGTTTCTCAGTGATGCAGATAGTAGTGTCATGGTTAAAGAAACAGTTCTGTGGTCTCTGAGCTCACAGGACTGAGGTTGAAGGTAAAATGTAGTGATGAATGTGAAACAGAATTGTATCTCTAGCTatcacttttttcacacatacagtacccTGTAAAAATGAATATGCACTCACCTTGGGTTTATGATACCATTGTCTTGTAGAGAGTTGCCGATATAAATCTGTGCTCCGTTGATCCTTTCTGCACAGCAGTCTCCTCTGTTGGTGATGGTGACGGAGGTGACGATGTAGGAGTCCAGCAGGTCCACTCTCCACCAGGGGTTGGTCTGTGTAATAGTATGACTGCATGATCCATCTAAAAAGTTAGATTCACGGTTTCCATCGATGGCATTGTATGCAGCCCCCAAAAAAACTCCCTCATAGCGGTGTGATTGTGTCGCTTTGCCACGTAAGGCCACATTTTCTGTCAACGAAATACATAAATTTTTTTATACTGTGCagaattttcctgaaaaacaatgTACAGACTACAAAAATAAGCCCTCTCAATCATCACTTATACCgtctctctcttctgctctcGGACTatcataaagagctgcaggtttgAGTGACTTTGACTGAGTGAAGGGCTGAgctacacacagacaggcaggacaAAGAGGCAAGCAGCAAATGGGATGAA includes:
- the LOC141012544 gene encoding uncharacterized protein codes for the protein MKHTGVFILLLFLGSCSAYTYQNVALRGKATQSHRYEGVFLGAAYNAIDGNRESNFLDGSCSHTITQTNPWWRVDLLDSYIVTSVTITNRGDCCAERINGAQIYIGNSLQDNGIINPRAGVISEIPAGNSFTLTFTNRIEGRYVTVRLPGTNRILTLCEVEVYGYRAPTGENLALQGKASQSSLYSNYMAYNSIDGNRASNADLGSCSHTNNDMNPWWRLHLRTTHKVFSVKITNRHSYEQRLDGAEIRIGDSLENNGNNNPRCAVITRIPASGTAEYQCNGMDGRYVTVVIPRRREYLTMCEVEVYGSVLD